The proteins below come from a single Thermogemmatispora onikobensis genomic window:
- a CDS encoding HD domain-containing protein, translating to MPTRDDAYRLMTEHVKNLNLQRHMLAVEAAMRFYARHYGEDEELWGITGLLHDCDYEEYPDLQEHTRVLAGWLREAGYDERIIYAILAHNDLNAETHPRSDLLSKALYACDEITGLITATALVRPNKSILGLEVSSVRKKMKTKGFAAGVNREDIIRGAADLGVDLDEHIANVITAMSRIADELGLAGSTSSNGATASSSPGTSEAHQAARSE from the coding sequence ATGCCAACTCGCGATGACGCTTATCGTCTGATGACTGAACACGTGAAAAACCTGAATCTGCAGCGTCACATGTTAGCTGTCGAGGCCGCCATGCGCTTCTACGCTCGCCACTATGGCGAGGACGAAGAACTGTGGGGCATCACTGGCTTGCTGCACGACTGCGACTACGAGGAATATCCTGACCTGCAAGAGCATACCCGCGTACTGGCCGGCTGGCTGCGCGAGGCCGGCTACGACGAGCGCATTATCTACGCCATCCTGGCTCATAACGACCTCAACGCCGAGACTCACCCACGCAGCGATCTGCTCTCCAAAGCACTCTATGCCTGTGACGAGATCACCGGCCTTATCACCGCCACCGCTCTGGTGCGGCCCAACAAGAGTATTCTTGGACTAGAGGTCTCGTCGGTGCGCAAGAAGATGAAAACGAAGGGCTTCGCCGCCGGGGTTAACCGCGAGGACATCATCCGCGGAGCCGCCGACCTTGGCGTTGACCTTGACGAGCACATTGCCAATGTCATCACGGCCATGTCCCGCATTGCCGATGAGCTTGGGCTGGCCGGTTCCACTTCCAGCAATGGGGCTACGGCCAGCTCCAGCCCCGGGACCAGCGAGGCGCATCAGGCCGCTCGCAGCGAATAA
- the rpsU gene encoding 30S ribosomal protein S21: MSEIKVNPGEPFDVALKKFNRRVQQDGILSEARRRARYESPQDRRKRKAANLRRKLRRSRRG; the protein is encoded by the coding sequence ATGAGCGAGATCAAGGTCAATCCGGGCGAGCCGTTTGATGTCGCCCTCAAGAAGTTTAACCGCCGCGTGCAGCAGGATGGCATTCTCTCTGAGGCCCGCCGTCGCGCGCGCTACGAGAGTCCGCAGGACCGCCGCAAACGCAAGGCGGCTAATCTGCGCCGTAAACTTCGTCGTTCGCGCCGTGGTTAG
- a CDS encoding dipeptide epimerase, which yields MQLETHPLQLRLSTPFRISRGVEEVADNLLVTITHDGLSGYGEAAPSAYYGDTLATTRACLEHFAEELGDDPFLIEDILERLDQIIGRSPAAKAAIDMALYDLAGKRLNLPLYRLLGLNPERSALTSFTIGLDTPERMAEKAAQAGKYPILKIKVGTRHDVENVRAIRAVSQATLRVDANAGWTVKEAIRTINALAEYGIEFVEQPIAPSDLEGLRLLRQQVPVPIIVDESCVSLEDIPRLAGCVDGINIKLMKCGGINRALKLIHAAHAHHLQVMLGCMIESSVAITAAAHLTPLVDYADLDGNLLVDNDPFSGVQVVQGKLVLPEAPGLGVTPRA from the coding sequence ATGCAGTTAGAGACTCATCCATTGCAGCTCAGACTCAGTACGCCCTTCCGCATCTCGCGTGGCGTCGAAGAGGTCGCCGACAATCTGCTCGTCACCATCACCCACGACGGCCTCAGCGGCTACGGCGAAGCCGCTCCTTCAGCCTACTATGGCGACACCCTGGCCACCACGCGCGCCTGCCTGGAGCACTTCGCCGAGGAGCTTGGAGATGATCCCTTCCTGATCGAAGACATCCTTGAGCGTCTCGACCAGATCATCGGGCGCAGCCCTGCCGCCAAAGCCGCCATCGACATGGCCCTTTACGACCTCGCTGGCAAGCGGCTCAACCTCCCACTCTATCGCCTGCTCGGTCTCAATCCCGAGCGGAGCGCCCTCACCTCTTTCACCATCGGCCTCGATACCCCCGAGCGCATGGCCGAGAAAGCGGCCCAGGCCGGCAAGTATCCCATTCTCAAGATCAAAGTAGGGACCAGGCATGACGTGGAGAACGTGCGGGCCATTCGTGCCGTTTCGCAGGCCACCCTGCGTGTTGACGCCAATGCTGGCTGGACCGTCAAGGAGGCCATTCGCACCATCAACGCCCTGGCCGAGTACGGCATAGAGTTTGTCGAGCAGCCCATCGCGCCCAGTGACCTGGAGGGCCTGCGCCTCCTGCGTCAGCAGGTCCCGGTCCCGATCATTGTCGATGAGAGCTGTGTCTCCCTGGAAGACATTCCGCGTCTTGCCGGCTGCGTCGACGGCATCAACATTAAGCTGATGAAATGTGGCGGTATCAACCGGGCCCTCAAGCTGATTCACGCTGCCCACGCCCATCACCTCCAGGTCATGCTGGGCTGCATGATCGAAAGCTCAGTGGCGATCACCGCAGCCGCTCACCTGACGCCACTGGTCGACTATGCCGACCTCGACGGCAATCTCCTCGTTGATAACGATCCCTTCAGCGGTGTACAAGTCGTCCAGGGCAAGCTGGTCCTGCCCGAGGCTCCTGGCCTGGGAGTGACGCCGCGCGCCTAG